A genomic region of Oncorhynchus mykiss isolate Arlee chromosome 2, USDA_OmykA_1.1, whole genome shotgun sequence contains the following coding sequences:
- the LOC110488566 gene encoding sialic acid-binding Ig-like lectin 5 — protein sequence MWVLIWAALLLSLTERTTCQKKALAAAYNITFSPAEITPQTGLCAVIPCLFTHPDDFLASIAMWLKCPDARCSIKVETDSIFHSRNSSIAQEGYRRRVALLETDLTKKNCSMIINDITKTDDGDYQLRMSGKLNTGNISQFTYQTKLKMAVKALTQKPSVLTPPLTEGEPATLTCTAPGICSGTPPNITWTWRGTGDNITELRDNTTTQRREDLTRVTTTHFSTLTFTPSAEHHTTKVTCQVTFKGNITTEETVTLNVTHVKEPKISGSNTVREGDTLNLSCFVDSYPPPPSITWSKNGTTALEQNNSGLASLTISNMTREHAGEYVCKAQQINRTLTASIDVTVMYHPVILNASGCVIQAKVMTCVCVSQGVPLPLIGWLNTEEYSLTKSVLRSSVNTTIRMHVGNHTNTTVECVSTNEVGRVREKLQVTQKESQGKRGEKVSKDILALLLNPPLITAFVIGAACSSTICCIILCLTGKCKRCKERIPKDSDSKSPLTKLEMVACEDQQTNAGQAVRGEQTPLQVVLMEGAENTGPQTSGAAGNSAKGEEPQDVHYATINYSQLKKTPEEAEKKTTTSESEYAKIKQENKKEGYEGGGEGSGVMYEEENENGKPAAETYENTELYSNVKAIMGGE from the exons ATGTGGGTCCTCATCTGGGCagctctacttctctctctgacagagaGAACCACATGCCAAA AGAAGGCCCTTGCAGCAGCATACAACATCACCTTCAGTCCAGCAGAGATAACACCACAGACTGGACTATGTGCTGTTATTCCATGTTTGTTCACTCACCCTGATGACTTCCTTGCTAGCATAGCAATGTGGCTTAAATGCCCTGATGCACGATGTTCTATTAAAGTCGAAACTGACTCTATTTTCCACTCAAGAAATTCCTCTATAGCTCAGGAGGGTTATAGAAGGCGAGTAGCACTACTGGAGACAGACCTGACAAAGAAGAACTGCAGTATGATCATCAACGACATCACTAAGACTGATGACGGAGACTATCAATTAAGAATGTCCGGAAAATTGAACACTGGCAATATAAGTCAATTTACATACCAGACGAAACTGAAAATGGCAGTGAAAG CTCTGACCCAGAAGCCCTCAGTGTTGACTCCTCCTCTGACAGAGGGAGAACCAGCGACCCTGACCTGCACCGCCCCGGGAATCTGCTCTGGAACTCCTCCTAACATCACATGGAcatggagagggacaggagacaacatcactgagctcagagacaacaccaccacacaaAGGAGAGAGGATCTGACCCGCGTCACAACAACCCACTTCTCAACATTGACCTTTACACCTTCAGCAGAGCACCACACCACCAAGGTCACGTGCCAAGTGACATTCAAAGGGAACATCACCACTGAGGAGACAGTGACTTTGAATGTGACTC ATGTGAAGGAACCCAAGATCTCTGGTAGTAACACAGTGCGAGAGGGTGATACCCTGAATCTGTCTTGCTTTGTTGACAGctacccaccaccaccatctatcaCCTGGAGTAAGAATGGGACAACAGCTTTGGAACAGAATAACTCTGGACTGGCCTCTCTCACCATCTCGAACATGACAAGAGAACATGCTGGGGAGTATGTGTGTAAAGCTCAACAAATCAACAGGACTCTGACAGCTTCCATTGATGTCACTGTGATGT ACCATCCTGTGATTCTCAATGCTTCTGGGTGTGTCATCCAGGCAAAGGtcatgacctgtgtgtgtgtcagccaggGGGTTCCCTTACCTCTCATAGGCTGGCTTAACACTGAGGAGTACTCCCTCACTAAATCAGTGTTGAGGTCCTCAGTGAACACCACCATCAGGATGCATGTCGGAAACCACACCAACACTACTGTGGAGTGTGTCAGCACAAATGAAgtgggcagagtgagagagaagctgCAAGTCACCCAAAAAGAGAGCCAAGGAAAGCGAGGAG AGAAAGTATCTAAAGACATCTTGGCTCTGCTGTTGAACCCACCACTGATTACTGCATTTGTGATTGGTGCAGCCTGCTCATCCACCATCTGTTGTATCATCCTGTGTTTGACAGGGAAATGTAAAAG ATGCAAAGAGAGGATCCCAAAGGACTCAGACTCCAAAAGCCCTTTAACGAAACTGGAGATGGTGGCATGTGAAGACCAACAG ACAAATGCAGGACAGGCTGTGCGGGGCGAACAGACCCCTCTGCAGGTGGTGCTGATGGAGGGAGCTGAAAACACAGGACCCCAGACCAGTGGAGCTGCAGGAAACTCTGCCAAAGGGGAAGAACCTCAAGATGTGCACTACGCCACTATCAACTACTCCCAACTGAAGAAGACTCCTGAGGAGGCAGAGAAGAAGACCACCACCTCAGAGTCAGAGTACGCCAAAATCAAACAAGAGAATAAGAAAGAAGGGTAtgaaggtggaggagaggggagtggagtgaTGTACGAGGAGGAGAACGAGAATGGTAAGCCAGCAGCAGAGACATATGAGAATACAGAGCTTTACTCCAACGTCAAGGCTATTATGGGTGGTGAGTGA